A genomic stretch from Phycisphaerae bacterium includes:
- a CDS encoding radical SAM protein gives MLKITDNAYNQALGPDMPKLKLWTSLGLMLTYKCTAECAFCYYKCGPDKNGLMSLETALNAWQGLKALAGDSAKIHITGGEPFLYWDSLADLLENGTKLGLGNVGMIETNGFWADKKTDIVDKLKFLDTHNVKKLKISYDPFHAEFVEYQKVKLLAETAAEVLGTERVLVRWQEYLQKNLSVRDMSEEEKTVVFVNSIKDHPCRFTGRAADKLTQLLANKDVKEISEQTCQNSFLTAKGIHIDPYGNVFSGVCSGIIIGNINEKPLDEVWRGFNPTKKNFLSVLFNKGPAGLLEEATKHGYEKSRLYVGKCHLCTALRQFFFDKGLDRPIIGPKDCYT, from the coding sequence ATGCTTAAAATTACCGACAATGCGTATAATCAGGCTTTAGGCCCAGATATGCCGAAGCTCAAACTCTGGACATCGCTCGGACTAATGCTGACTTACAAATGCACTGCCGAATGTGCCTTTTGCTATTATAAATGCGGACCCGACAAAAATGGACTTATGAGCCTTGAAACTGCTTTAAATGCATGGCAGGGTTTAAAAGCTCTTGCGGGCGATTCCGCTAAAATACATATCACAGGCGGCGAACCGTTTTTGTACTGGGACTCTCTTGCCGACCTGCTTGAAAATGGAACTAAACTTGGACTGGGCAATGTTGGAATGATAGAAACCAACGGCTTCTGGGCGGACAAAAAAACTGACATCGTCGACAAGCTCAAATTCCTCGATACGCACAATGTCAAAAAACTAAAAATAAGCTACGACCCGTTTCACGCTGAATTTGTCGAATATCAAAAAGTAAAACTCCTGGCCGAAACTGCCGCCGAAGTCCTCGGCACCGAAAGGGTCCTTGTCCGCTGGCAGGAATATCTCCAAAAAAACTTATCCGTCAGGGACATGTCGGAAGAAGAAAAAACTGTTGTTTTTGTAAATTCCATCAAAGACCACCCCTGCCGCTTCACTGGCCGGGCCGCTGATAAACTCACACAACTACTTGCCAATAAAGATGTTAAAGAAATTTCCGAACAAACCTGTCAAAACTCATTTCTTACCGCCAAAGGCATTCATATCGACCCTTATGGAAATGTTTTCAGCGGAGTATGCAGCGGAATAATCATTGGAAATATCAACGAAAAACCTCTGGATGAAGTTTGGCGGGGTTTTAATCCGACCAAAAAGAACTTTTTAAGCGTATTATTTAACAAAGGCCCTGCCGGACTCCTCGAAGAAGCAACTAAACATGGGTACGAAAAAAGCCGATTATATGTTGGTAAGTGCCATTTATGTACGGCTTTACGGCAATTTTTCTTTGACAAAGGTTTAGACAGGCCGATAATTGGCCCAAAAGATTGCTATACATAG
- a CDS encoding serine/threonine-protein kinase — protein sequence MSETNYDTIFGKLVLDQGYCTEEELSHCKKQLRDRPKDSPATLEQLLISNRFITPNQAKRLKQSAKDGTKEGKDVAEQIPGYKILGKLGAGAMAIVYKAKQLSLDRIVAIKILPRRFSENPDYVQRFYKEGKAAAKLNHNNIVGAYDVGEAGGYHYFVMEYVEGKTLYEDLSKGKIFSEEEAIVITKQVASALAHAHSKGLIHRDVKPKNVMINSAGTVKLADLGLARDAADIEMAKSEEGKAFGTPYYISPEQIRGEIDIDGRCDIYSLGATFYHMVTGRVPFEASTPSEVMRKHLKEPLIPPDHINTTLSAGVSEVIEMMMAKKKQDRYASAEELLIDLEAVRMGEPPLRAWKKFKLGDLQQLQQGQPIEPEAQRTYQDDTVSRYRVLIVILSSVIAVLVLLVIFLFASK from the coding sequence ATGAGCGAAACGAATTATGATACTATTTTTGGGAAGCTGGTTCTTGACCAGGGCTATTGCACCGAGGAAGAACTATCCCATTGCAAAAAGCAGCTCAGGGACAGGCCCAAGGACAGTCCCGCTACGCTTGAACAGCTTTTAATATCCAATCGTTTTATCACTCCAAACCAGGCGAAAAGGTTAAAACAATCCGCTAAAGACGGCACCAAGGAAGGCAAGGACGTTGCTGAACAGATTCCCGGCTATAAAATTCTCGGCAAACTCGGCGCCGGTGCGATGGCCATTGTTTATAAGGCGAAACAGCTTAGCCTGGACAGGATAGTAGCCATAAAAATTCTGCCCCGCAGGTTCAGTGAAAATCCCGATTACGTCCAGAGGTTCTACAAAGAAGGCAAGGCCGCGGCCAAATTAAATCACAATAATATCGTTGGGGCTTACGATGTAGGCGAAGCCGGCGGCTATCACTACTTCGTTATGGAATATGTTGAAGGCAAAACTCTTTATGAGGACCTTTCGAAAGGCAAAATATTTTCCGAAGAGGAAGCGATAGTAATTACAAAACAGGTTGCCAGCGCTCTTGCGCACGCCCATTCAAAAGGGTTGATTCACAGGGACGTAAAACCGAAAAACGTAATGATTAACTCCGCCGGAACTGTAAAGCTGGCAGACCTTGGTCTTGCCAGGGATGCAGCCGACATAGAGATGGCCAAAAGCGAAGAGGGAAAGGCGTTCGGCACACCTTATTATATTTCGCCTGAGCAGATAAGAGGTGAAATCGACATCGATGGCCGCTGCGATATTTATTCACTCGGTGCGACCTTCTACCACATGGTAACAGGAAGAGTTCCGTTTGAAGCCTCGACCCCTTCGGAGGTGATGAGAAAGCATTTAAAGGAACCGCTTATTCCGCCCGACCATATCAATACAACGCTTTCGGCAGGAGTATCGGAAGTTATTGAAATGATGATGGCGAAGAAAAAACAGGATAGATATGCTTCTGCCGAGGAACTTCTGATTGACCTTGAAGCCGTTCGAATGGGAGAACCGCCTTTGAGGGCGTGGAAAAAATTCAAACTCGGCGACCTCCAGCAGCTCCAGCAGGGACAGCCGATCGAACCTGAAGCACAGCGCACTTATCAGGACGACACCGTAAGCAGGTACAGGGTGCTGATAGTTATTCTCAGTTCCGTTATAGCCGTCCTCGTTCTGCTCGTAATCTTCCTTTTCGCCTCAAAATAA
- a CDS encoding CvpA family protein encodes MIAELAVIVVILITVGFIYLKGTILKSFLLFINTIVASSVAFAFFETAGRLIAGYGYGGEWIFGGSFLIIFIVISVLLNTLTDKLMLADLYIGDLQDKAIRSVIAVFSGLAIAGVILTAAAMMPIGTKWPYERFAADNKNINPTEPEKTLILNADGFITGFSSWLSRGSMGGKKSLATFHPELLNELYLNRIRQEAGNSIIAGSEAVTVKSARLAPAGLISASDNQPLSPKSGTTAVIVQAGIDSRTIKEGGAFTEDNKGAFTLAQVRLLCKTADSADNLDGSSTVVWPVGFIRRDNIVDRKNLNDEIKLNLAEFSGGTKWFDFVFYIPADSVPVMLQFKLNAVAPVVKLLREEKENTPSATTTSAP; translated from the coding sequence ATGATAGCAGAACTTGCTGTAATTGTGGTAATACTTATAACCGTTGGGTTTATTTATCTCAAAGGTACGATTTTAAAATCATTCTTGCTTTTTATAAACACCATCGTAGCCTCATCTGTCGCCTTTGCCTTCTTTGAGACCGCAGGACGGCTGATAGCTGGTTATGGTTATGGCGGCGAATGGATTTTCGGCGGCAGCTTCCTTATCATTTTTATCGTTATTTCTGTATTATTGAACACTCTGACAGACAAATTAATGCTCGCAGATTTATATATAGGCGACTTACAGGACAAGGCTATCAGGTCTGTTATCGCGGTATTTTCAGGCCTGGCTATCGCAGGGGTTATCCTTACGGCCGCCGCGATGATGCCCATAGGCACAAAGTGGCCTTATGAACGTTTTGCCGCAGATAATAAAAATATCAATCCGACAGAGCCTGAAAAAACACTGATTTTGAATGCTGACGGTTTTATTACAGGTTTCTCCAGTTGGCTGAGCCGCGGTTCTATGGGCGGCAAAAAAAGTCTGGCGACTTTTCATCCGGAACTGCTGAATGAATTGTACCTTAATCGCATCAGACAGGAAGCAGGCAATTCAATTATTGCAGGCTCAGAAGCTGTTACAGTAAAATCCGCACGCCTTGCCCCTGCCGGACTTATATCCGCCTCTGACAATCAGCCATTGAGTCCAAAATCGGGAACAACGGCTGTTATTGTTCAGGCCGGAATAGACAGCAGAACAATAAAGGAAGGCGGCGCCTTTACTGAAGACAATAAGGGAGCTTTTACTCTGGCACAGGTCAGACTATTATGCAAAACTGCCGATTCTGCCGACAATCTCGACGGCAGCAGTACCGTAGTCTGGCCGGTTGGTTTTATTAGAAGGGACAATATAGTTGACCGCAAAAATCTTAATGACGAGATTAAATTAAACCTGGCGGAGTTTTCGGGCGGCACTAAATGGTTTGATTTTGTCTTTTATATACCTGCCGATTCTGTACCTGTAATGCTGCAGTTTAAGCTTAATGCGGTTGCTCCTGTTGTAAAACTTCTGCGTGAAGAGAAAGAAAATACCCCCTCAGCAACGACGACTTCCGCCCCATAG